The genome window atgcaaaaatgaggTGGGAATTCAGAAATTCCAGCTCATTGGGCTGCTGGCACGTCTGGTGTGCACAGCCCAGCTTTCTGTAACgagaatttttatttacttgaaaaatacGTAACTcatgcttgcttttatttataagtgaaaaatttataaatggtgcttaatttaatttactctGTTTTCCATGAACTACATACCTTTCAGGATTAATTGATTGTACTTCCCTCATGTTTTTCCACAGATGTAACGAGTAGACTTTGGCTTTATTTACCCGGAGCTTTAGCTGTTCCTAGGCGTCCCTGAGCTGATAAGAGGGCTTTATTTGTGCTGACCCGCGtggaggcaggcagagccccatGGGCACCGGAGCGGCTCGCTCTGGTTTCGGCCAAAGAGCGAGTTTGCCCCGCTCTGCCTAGGGGCGACTCGGGCTTGGCCACAGGCGGCCGGGAGAAGccctgcaaaggcagcagcgGCTGCAGGGCAAGGGCTCTGTCGAGGGAACCGGAGGGAAAATTTGAATAAATTTGAATAAGCTGACCTTCAAACTATAATTTTTCCTGCCGATTGTTTTGCTCTGTTAAGAGCAAGGTtgtcttgattaaaaaaaaaaaaaaatttctttgttttaagtcCCAAACATACAGTATCAAATCAAACGAGGCAGGGGTTTGTGgctagcaaaacaaaatgaaactgctatgataatttatttttctttttgacagttTCAGCGAGAACAGATCAAATAATTGACTGCAAACCAAACTGTAGTCCATAGCAAACCAAATCAAGTAGTTCGGGCCcgcttttttatttttattgttttttatgttttttaaatttgttcgGGATTAGGGAGGTAGAGTTTGGGGAAGAAAGGTACCTGTGTCATGTGGGTCTCCTGGCTTTGCTGGAAAATATCCCCGTGCAGTGGTTTACTGGGAGCAGCGGGAGGGGACGGGAGAGCtggcctggggcagggctggtggacgtggcggggcagggctgggggctgcagcccctggaggcTGCCCAGGGCGCGGCCGGCAGTGCCCGgcgtggggctggcggggctgaGGTCTGGCCCCGGCGTTGGCCAGCGCACGCTTATTGCAGTCTGTCGAGGCTTTTTGCACGCTGGCTGCGGccagtcttttttcctttgtcaacGGAATAGCGAAGCTGGGCGGATTTTCCAGGCAGGCGGTGGCGTACACGCCGGTTTTTCAGacctttcctgtttctttcgCCCGCCCCCTTATCCGAGGGCATGCAGCTCCTGTCGTGACCCAGGCTGGCGTCCGTGGAGCCTGTCCCAGGGCACGGAGGTTCCCGGGGGGCCCTTGGCAGACTGGCAGAGGCCAGGCTGTCGCTGGCGCGCGCCAGCACCCGATGCTCTGGCCTTCAGCCTGCGCGGAGCTGGTGGGAGGGAGAGCTCGTGCCTGACCCGCTTCAGGACTGAGATTGTCTGTTCTACCTAGGACAGACGTGATGTACGCTCATCCGGCGAGTAACATTAAAAACGGTGATTGTGGGAGAGTTTGGCTGGGGGAGGATTTTCCCTTGGTACTCTTTGAGAGCAAAGTCACGTGTACCACTCACTGGAAAATCTCTAACTTTGTGATTTAAAAGTCACTGGTGAACTATTTCACAAAtatctgtctcttctttttaaactagGTTTACCTCTGCTCGTACAAAGAACAATCGCAAGGACTATTGTCCTGCAGGAAATCGTAGGAAAAGGCCGATTTGGCGAAGTCTGGCGTGGAAAATGGTGTGGAGAAGACGTAGCTGTGAAAATCTTCTCCTCCAGAGACGAACGGTCCTGGTTTCGGGAGGCAGAAATTTATCAGACGGTGATGCTGAGACACGAAAACATCCTGGGCTTTATTGCTGCTGATAACAAGGGTATGCTGCGAGTCGTGCGTGAAATCCCGGGTGTCTGTCTCAGAATTGCTTTCGCTGTCCCCGCTCCCATCTGAAATACCACGGTGAACCTCGCCGCTGTCCTGAGCTCCTTCCCGGTGGGGCGGCCGGCAAACTTGTTCATTTGCATGCCTGAGCCGGCCGCAAAATGGGGAAGGCTTTTCCTGGCTAATCTTTTTCATGAATCTGAATGATCTTGCTTCCTCCGGGTAGATAACGGGACGTGGACTCAGCTCTGGCTTGTCTCAGAGTACCATGAGCAAGGGTCCCTGTTTGACTACCTGAACAGAGGCACGGTGACGGTGGAGGGCATGGTCAAGCTCGTGCTGTCGGTGGCCAGCGGCCTGGCGCACCTCCACATGGAGATCGTTGGCACGCAAGGCAAGTGCTTCCCTTCCACTTGTCCTGCCAGTGTCTTAAGGAACGTCAGtgtttgcaaaaatgtttatgGGCGACGTGGTATAGTAAAGCATTTTACGAACTGTTACACCGCAAGAAGCAGTGCTGGTGTAACACCGCGTGATGCAGCCTGAACAGAGAATAGGAATATAATTTCCCACGTTCTCTGTCTGCGCCTCCTTCCACGTCTGTAAGCGGATGGCTGTGGGCGCAGCTGTGCTAAAGGGCAGCGCTAATGAAGGAATTTCTAAATGAATTCGGAGGCTGAACTTAACAGTttctcattttgtgttttattcctGAAATACAGATATTGGAACAAAAACACCctcaaagtttttttttaatttgatggCATTTAGCAGAGCTTTACTTGGTACAAAATAGGCTTCAATGTTTTTTTACAGGGTGTAGTAACAAAGTTgaataaaactgcttttgcttCCTTGCTCGTTATATTAAAATTCATACCGTTGCTGTGAAAATTGACGGcgctttctctttctgtgaacAGGCAAGCCAGCGATTGCACACCGAGATCTGAAGTCTAAAAACATCCTAGTGAAGAGGAACGAAAGCTGCGCCATCGCGGACCTGGGCCTGGCGGTGAAGCACGACTCGGTGCTGAACACCATCGACATTCCCCAGAACCCCAGGGTGGGGACCAGGAGGTGGGTGAGGGCGGGCTGCCGGCTGCCGGCCCGGCTCGCCCGCGGGGATGGCTTCTCTCAGCCCTCTCGCCCTTCCCTCCACCGGTGACTTCCCCCGCTGCTTTTGGCGTCTGTCGAGCGTCAGCAACAGAGCCAAGCCCTCCGTCCCCGCTGGGCAGGTGTGGGAGGCCGTTGCCAGCCCCAGCTTGGGACGGAGCTTGCCACCCCACGCGGAGCGCGGCTCTGTGGCGTGGATGTCGCGCGTCGGTCACCCCGCGTGCTCCTGGGCGTAGTCAGGGCATCGCTCCCAGCGCCGTGAAGAGTCACGGCGATTGCGTGGGTGGAGGCAGCCGCAGCACTGAATTCATCACCCGGGCCACCTCTCTTGCTTTCACCGGGAATCGCTGTCGGAAGGAGTTTCCCtttctccagcagcaccagctgctccctggccctggCATGCAGCAGCGCAGCTGCAGTCGTTTGTACGAACTCCCTCTAGCAAACTGACCTTTGCGTACTTTAAAGGTATATGGCTCCTGAGATACTTGATGATGTGATGAACATGAACATCTTCGAGTCCTTCAAGCGTGCAGACATATACTCTCTTGGGCTAGTGTACTGGGAGATAGCCCGAAGGTGCTCCGTTGGAGGTGAGGTTTCTGgccttttcattttgcaatcCAGACCGCTTTTATCTGAgatgaaacaaaagcaattacCTGTGTCCCGGCCCCTGCACTCTCAGTTATCTCGGCAGCATGTGGTGGTAGAAGTCTGTTGTGGAGCAGTTGCTCAAGGCGGCCCCAAATATTCCTCCGTTCTCCCTCATTGCCTGTAAAAATGATTCTGGAGCAGCTACTTTGGATTTTGTGTTACCTACACAATAAATCTTTCCTAGGAATCACTGAGGAATACCAGTTGCCTTACTATGACGTTGTGCCTTCTGATCCTTCGATAGAAGATATGAGAAGGGTAGTTTGTGAGCAGAAGCTCAGACCAAATATTCCAAACCAGTGGCAAAGCTGTGAGGTAATTCCAGTTCATTGCAAAGCATGTTTAAATTAAGACGGGATTTTTCAGTGGGACAAAAGGAACTCGATGTCCAGCCTCTCCTGAATTTAAATGCGTTTCAGATGTCTGGCTCTCTTTTAGCTCCCAGATCAATACAGAGAAAACTGTCTTTGCGCCACATGCTGAACTCTCTGGAAGATAGCTCTTCATTTAGGATATTGCTGTTGTATTACCGTTTGAGAGAGCTGTACTTTATCTTCCAGTATTgcacttaaaaaattaaaagcaggagGCGGTGGTTTTATTCTTGAcctgttcttttaatttctgaCCTGCAGGCGCTGCGAGTAATGGGCAGGATAATGCGCGAATGCTGGTACGCCAACGGCGCCGCGCGGCTGACCGCGCTGCGTATTAAGAAGACGATTTCACAGCTCTGCGTGCAGGAGGACTCCAAAGCCTGACGGAGCTCCctggaggaagagaggggaatGAATTCTTCTGTTCAGCTTTTAACATgtgatattatttttatttttggtctaCCTCACGTAACGTGGTTCAGTATTTAAGTGCCCAAACCAGAGCACTGACACCTAGCTTGGTATTTGCCCACTGGAAGGGGCAGCTTTGACTCGTAGTTCATGTTTCATACAGCAAGTCAATgacttgctttggttttctgaaGTAAATTAGACACGAGGCTAATCGCAGAAGGGAGCTTAAAACACCACGGCAGGGTAACAATACCTTTCGCTGTTGCGCTTTTTATCCTAGTCAAACCCCAAACGTATTGGAAATAGCTGGCATTGGTTAAAGCCTGTTTGCAAGAGAAACCACATGTTTTATCCTCAAACCAAGTAAAAGACCAAATTTAATCCAGCtttctacatatttttacaCAGGCATCTGAAAAGGGGCTGtcagtaaaatgcatttttaaatactatatTTATCATTAcctaagcaaataaaaaaagatgaaaattccACTAAGCATGTGTATTGTGAACAAACGCATCTAGTCagttttttattaacttttatttttattgtcttgaTTTCATATACAGTATTATAGCTAGGATTTGGAGTTACTTTACTCCGTTCATTTGTTCATTGAACATATTGATCAAGggacaatttttctttttaacagttaggaaaaataatggagGCAATACTTTTCCGATAGATACGTAGGGATGGAGTGGGAAAAATTCTACCTAAACTGAGGAAgcatatgtttttaaacaacatcTTGCCAATCTGTCACTGGTAACATTTTTTTAGTGCCTTTTGATGTTTTAGGGGGAAGCTTTAGCAAAATTAATTCTCGGAAAACAGTTGAAACCTGGCAGAAAGGTTCGTTTCTCGTTGCAGTGACGTACGACACAGCCCACCTCGCTGTGTTGGAGGATTTGGAGACGCCCACGCGACCGGGACCCGCTGCGGCGTTCAGGAACGGCAGagctcctgctccaggctgTATGCTGGAGCAGTGCCCGTGACTTCGGGAGATTAATGTGCTTTCTACCACCCTAGCTTTTGGCacttaaaattaatgtttcaaatGTACCTGCACTCTGGACCAGCTCGCTGGTTGCTGTTGTCTGTCATGGCCTAGGGACctgttaaaatgtaaatttaaagcGCTGATGCCCTTGCACGAAGCCAGTACAGCCTATTCAGAGGTTTCATATGGATTTCTGTAATAGCACCAGGCTGGTGAAAAGCATTAACATCTCTAATCATATTTCCACAATACTGCAAGCTATAAAAAGCAGGctgttttttcaaaattcacTGATGTTCTGGCGTTTTGTGAATTCTGCCCCACTCTGTGGTCCACACATTTGAATATAgtattctaatatttttaatagccaAAATTATACATTTCATAATAATATGgttctttaaatgtttctaaatcCAGATGGTCCATGGAAATTAAGTCCCTAGATGTTTCCAGAATagcaaagctttgcaaaaattcGGTGTAGCACGCGCAGCTCTGTGCAAGTAAGCTGTTAGCTAATTATGGTATTTAAGATCAATCTTTCAGATGCAACCTCTTGAATTGGGGCTCTGACGTGGAAGAATGGGTTAAACTGTTACTGAGTGGGATGGTCAGTAGTATCAGTACTCCATGTTTCATCCTGACACGCACACTCTAGGACATTATGGTCTCTTTATGGATGTTAATTGCCCCGTAAATAGGCTCTAATGCAATTTACCTGTTTGCATAACTTCTCGTCATTAAATAATGCGagtcttttcctcattttatggTCTGTTAGCTGAATGGTGGAGAATATTTCTAGTTAGAAAGctagtagatttttttcccagtacaCTTCCTGAGGTATAATCAAAGTCATCTTATAGATTTAATTCCTGTGTGCTTCAGCTGCATGAACTACGCCAGGGAGCTCAAAAGAGGCGTACTTTCTAAGCTGTTTGAGGGGTAATTGTTGCAACTGTATGATCCAAAGCGTGGTGCTGACTTGAGTATCAAAAGATTTGCAAACATAAGATCCAGCATTTGTTCTTATAGAACgtaacttgaaaaaaatccttatgttaaaaaggatttattttttaagtgggaaaaggaaatgttttatcCATGGAAATCAGCTCTTACTGAATTTGCAGAATAAGGTGTCTGAAATCAGTGGTAGTGgagtaaaagtaattttaaacagTATGCTGATTTAGGCCTGTCTCTTCAAAAGTATTTAAACTCTGCAGGTGAGACGAACTTTTCAGAATTGCTTTAGCACTCGGGAAGGTGCCCAAAAGGAAATGGTCCGTCTTTCCAGAGCTGCCAGCGCTTGCAGACCCAGTTAGCTCTTCTTCCgagaaaaaagaatcaaatgtTTGTGAACAACCAGAGTAGTGTGTCAAAATATGCGTTAAAACCAATGCTGTAGAACAATAACAACGAGGAGAACGTATCAAAGAGTGAAGTCCACTGAAGCGACAGAGCCGTCTTACAGGGTGGCCTGCTGGTACGGGGGACCTGTGGACAACCAGCCTGAGGAACTCCGAAATTGGCTCCAGCGTTTTTCTGAACGCCTGCTCCTTGCCGCGCGATGCAGTTGCACAATCACAGCGCTGCTTACCCATGCTGGAGTCGTAAATCGCGAAACACAAATAGttgtttaaaataacactgaaataaCGGAAcgaagtaattttaaaacagaaagcactGTAGTTCTGAAAGGAGAATGCAGTGGAATGCATTTCATCCCCAGTACGCCAGCCCCGATGCTGCCGGCAGGTAGGGTCTCTGTTGTTAGCAGGACGGTCTGTGGATGAGCAGGTTCATGATTGCtcagagggagcagagggaagagcgGTGTTTGCTGGGCGGTGCAAAGAACCCATCTCGGCAGCAAAGCGTGGGATGTTTGCAGCCGTCTTGATGCATTAGGAGTCATTAATGAAAGCTTGATCAGTTGCTGTACAACATGCAAGGTGACCAAGGGACACCATCAGCTTCTCTTATAccacttttaaaacatgttaatttttttgcctAAAATGGAGGCATGCTTTGAACTTCATGGGGAGAGTGATCAGGGATGGTCTCTAGGgattttcttcaatttcttcttcCATTCACTCCTGTGCACTTTTAATCCATATTATCCTTTGAAGGGATCTATGCCCTTGAGGTCTATCTGATAACTGTTCCTGGGGACTCTTTCCCTGTGACTGGATTGCATGGTGGAGGGATTTGGTGTCTGTGCAGGAGCTCCTCTGGGTCAGGAACCGTGCCGGACTAAAGTCGTgctgtgaaatttaaaaaatgtgctttt of Ciconia boyciana chromosome 10, ASM3463844v1, whole genome shotgun sequence contains these proteins:
- the ACVR1C gene encoding activin receptor type-1C, giving the protein MLTNGREEVIKSCVSLPELNAQVFCHSSKNITKTECCYTDFCNNITLRLPVASESPGRASAGPVVLAVTVAVPVCVLSLMAVLAACTCQGRRCARGRAKQPNVEEPLSECNLVNSGKTLKDLIYDMTTSGSGSGLPLLVQRTIARTIVLQEIVGKGRFGEVWRGKWCGEDVAVKIFSSRDERSWFREAEIYQTVMLRHENILGFIAADNKDNGTWTQLWLVSEYHEQGSLFDYLNRGTVTVEGMVKLVLSVASGLAHLHMEIVGTQGKPAIAHRDLKSKNILVKRNESCAIADLGLAVKHDSVLNTIDIPQNPRVGTRRYMAPEILDDVMNMNIFESFKRADIYSLGLVYWEIARRCSVGGITEEYQLPYYDVVPSDPSIEDMRRVVCEQKLRPNIPNQWQSCEALRVMGRIMRECWYANGAARLTALRIKKTISQLCVQEDSKA